Within uncultured Roseibium sp., the genomic segment TACATGGGCGGCGGCCCATCGATGATTTATGGTGCCGAGGCGCTGGCCGCCTTCGATGCCTTTGCACCGAAGGCGGAAGACGGACCGTAATCAGGGGCGCGGCACATGGGCGCCGGTCGACGGATCGGTTCCCAGATAGGCGTTGCCGCCTTGTTTCCAGGCATTAAAGCCGCCGGCCATGTGGGCGATTTTCGAAAAGCCCGCGGCCAGGCATTTTTCCGCCATGCGCCGCGACCGCATGCCGGACCCGCAGTAAAGCACGATCGGACGCTCTTCCGGCGAGGCCGGCAGGCGAGCCGGGTCGAACGCCGACATGGGGGCCAGAAGAGCGCCACCCACGTGCTCGAAGTCATATTCGGCAGGGGTGCGCACGTCGATCAGAACGATCGTGTTGCGATCGTACATTTCCTTGACCTCGTCGGCTGACAGCGTCTGCAGTGTTGCGCCGTTGATAGTTTCCGTTTCCGCCATGGGTGCGGTCCTTTCCAGGTTGGGAGAACAGAGAATGAATGTGGGTTTCTTATATCCGAATTGTTGAAGATATAGGAGCGCCTGTCCGCTTTGAAACCGGAATTGATCGGGTCGGGATCTCATTTCCGAGTTTGCGGCGCGGAGTGTCACATTGTTTTCCAAACACGGGCGTAGAGGAGGTGCCGCGCGCTGGGGCGATTCGCATAACGGTAAATCGGAGGTCCGCCGTGTCCAAAACAACCGTGCTGTTTGTCTGTTCTGACAATGCTTTCCTGAGCCCGCTCGCGGAGGCCTACATGAACGCAAGGGGAGACGGTATTGTCAGGGCCTTTTCGGCCGGCCTCGTCCCGGCTCTGGAGCTGCACGCAGCGGCCCGCAGGCTGTTGTCCGCCCATGGTATGCAGACGGACGGTTTGACCCCGAAAAGCCTGGACGTATTCCTTCAACCGCTTGCTCCGTCGCTGGACCGGATCATTTATCTGGCCGATCTGCCGAAAAACGATCTGAACGCCATCCGGGGCGATGCGCCGGCAATCGATGTCTGGAAAATTGCCGACGCGCTGCCGCGCCCGGAATCCTTCGATGCCTGTGTGGACATGTTTCGCCGGGTCTGCGGTGCAATTGACGAGGTTCTGGATCCGCCCGTGCATCCTGAAGCGGTCCATAGAGCTCTTGCCGGTTAGGACTGCTGTCCGGAGCCGGCCGAGGCCAGCCTGCGCGGCTGTGACAACGCGCGCGCCACATTGGTGCGGATCCAGTCTTTGATGCGGGCCTTCGGCGCCTTGATCAGGCCGATCATGTCTCCGGACTGATAGGTCAGTCTGGCGGAGAACTTGCGGGCCAGGGCCTGCATGGTGTGATTGGCCGCAAGGCAACTGATATAGATGTGCTCGATCTGGAGATCGCGTGCCTCGTTCAGGAGGGCATCCATCAACCGGGTGCCGACACCATGGCGGCGCCAGCCCTTTTCCACGCAAAAAGCGGCTTCGGCCATATGCGGTTCGGGCAGGGTGCGCAATTCTGCGGTTCCGCGCAGGACGCCGTCTTCAAAATAGCCGAAAATGGCCGGGCTCTGCGCGAAACTGGTCTCCGCATAGGAGACCATGAACGAATCATCGACCGTCATCGCGAATCGATTTCGCCGGCTTTCGGGATCCAGGCGTAGAAGAAGATCACGGAAGGCAGTCTTTTCATCGCCGCGGAGGGGGCGAAACGTCCCGGAAAGCGCGGAAAACGCTGCGGTACCGTTGTTCTGCCGTTTGGCCTGGAACCATGATTTGGAGGACTGCAGCATGGAAGGCTCCTGTCAAAAATAGCCCTCCCAAGGCGTCCTCCCAGACGTTAGAAGTCATATAAAGGCCGTATCTGGCCTTTTTCAATAGCGCAATTATTAAACTTGAGTCGGGTTTTGGCGTTTTCATGAATTGTGGGCTAAGACTTGGTAAAGATTGGCCGCGGCGGAACGGGACGGAAAGATATGATGCGGAATGCGACGATTGTTGTCGGGCTGTGTATTTTGGTCGGCATGACAGGGTGCCAGAGATTATCGGGAAGCCGGCAATACGCGGCCCCCTTGCCGGCGACGCCGACGACACCGGTCGGTCAGGGAGATCTGCAACCGCTTGACGGGGCCGTTCCGGGCGGACTTTACGGCGATACGGCAACCGGCACGGATGTCGCCGCAAATACGCTTGCCGAACCGACGGGCGCCATCGAGGTGAGCCGCAGCGATATGCTCGGCGGCTGGAAGCTGAGTTCGGGAACGGACAATTGCATGGCCTTCATGACGCTGACCACATGGTCCGGCGGCTACCGCGCCAATACCCGTGGATGTGCCAGTCCGCTCCTGAGCGGAATTTCCGCCTGGGATCTGAGCGGAAAGCAGGTGGTGTTGAAGGATGCGAACGGACAAACCGTCGCTCAGCTCTACGCAACGACCGCGCAGCAGTTCAATGGACAGACCGCGCAAGGCGTGCCGGCGTCGCTTTACCGTTAACAACCTGAGGTATTTTTCACTAGACGGCACGCGTTAAGGCTGTAAACTTGATTCATCAAGGGAGACAGCTGAGACATGTCCAAATACGATCCGTTGCGTGAACATCTGGCGCGCCTGGAAGATGTGGTCTGGGCCGCCAAACTCGACGATGTCGAAGATATTCTTGGATCTCATTTGCCCAAAAGCGCGCGCGAGCATCGCACGTGGTGGGCGAATTCGGGCGGCGGTCTCGTCCACCAGAATGCCTGGCTCGATGCGGGCTGGCGGGTGGAGAGAACCGACCTGAACCGCAACGTGGTCGTATTCCGCCGCTTGCGAATTGGCGGAACCGCGCTTGCCGGCAACAACGGTGCGGCGCGGCAGGAATCGCGCGGGAAAAGCAGCGAGGCGGAACGGCGGCTGGCCAAGGCCATGCCGGCCCTGCGCCAGCCTGTGACGGTCACGCTTCGTGCGGAATGGACCGTACTGGGCAATCTGCACAAGGTTCCCTGTTCGGCGACGAATATTCCCCAGGGCCCCGGCATCGTGAGGGCGGTGAGCCTCAGGGAAGGCGAGCCAAGCTCCCTGATCTTTCCGGCCGGTTCCGTTCAAACCTGCTACGGCCGCCTGCGAAAGGCGATGAAGGACGATGGTCCGGAAAACGACAGCACCCTGTTGGTCTCTTTGGGGTTGAACCGATCGACGCCGGTCGAATGCGATGTCGTCAAGGCGGGAAATGCCTGGCTTCTGACTGACGGTCGCGGCCGCAAGGCGAATTTCGAGGATGATACCGAACGCAACCTGGTCGCCCAGTTGCTGTATCTTCAGGAATTGCAGGCCGGACGGATCGCAAAGCTTCTTCCCGAGTAGGGCGCTGCCGAAAGGCCGTGTCCGGCTTTTGGCGGACCGTTTTAGCCGTATGAAAACTATTTTTGGCCAATCAACCGATTAGGTCCGTGCCCGGCCTTGCATCCGGACGCAATAGACCGTATTCGCCATGCGACAATCTGTACCCGCCGTCCGGACCGCCAGGACTGCGGATGTGGCATTCTCGCATGGAGCGCCAGATTTGAAACTTGAATTGCCGGTCAACCGAGCACTGGAAGCGCGCTACGACGCGCTGGTCGCTACTGGCGAAATCACCCGGGATGCCGCGCAGATCGAAGCGGTCCGCAAGCTCGATCTGTTGAACAGCCGTTTGGCCGAGGTACGGCTCGCCTCCAAGAAAAGCTCGCTCGGCTGGCTCTTCGGCCGCAACAAGGATCTCTGGAAGGATGTGGTCGGCCTCTACATGTGGGGCGGCGTCGGGCGCGGCAAGACGATGCTGATGGATCTCTTTTTCGAGATCACCGTCATTCGCCGCAAGCGCCGGGCGCATTTCAATGAATTCATGGCCGACATCCACGACCGCATCTACGCCCACCGCCAGGCGCTCAAGCGCGGCGAAGTGAAGGGCGACGATCCGATCGTCCCCGTCGCAGAGCAGATCGCCGTCGAGACCCGGCTTTTGTGCTTCGACGAATTCTCCGTCACCGACATTGCCGATGCCATGATCCTCGGCCGCCTGTTCACACGGCTGTTCGAACTCGGAGTCGTGGTTGTGGCGACCTCCAACGTGGATCCGAAGGATCTTTACAAGGACGGGCTCAATCGCCAGCTGTTCCTGCCCTTCATCGATCTGCTGATCCAAAATGCCGAGGTCATCAAGCTCGACAGTCCGACCGACTATCGCCTCGACAAACTTGCCGGTGCGCCTGTCTATGTCACCCCGCTCGGGAAGGACGCGGACGAAAAAGTCGAGGATCTCTGGCGCAAGCTCACCAATGGTATGGCGCTCCATGCGGAAGAACTGCAGAACAAGGGACGGAAGATTTCCATCGGCAGGGTTGCATCCGGTGCCGCACGGTTTACTTTCGAGGAACTGTGCAGCCGTCCTCTCGGCGCTTCGGACTATCTGCGGATAGCCCATGCCTACCGGACGGTGTTTATCGAGAATATTCCGGTCATGGACAAGCCGCGCCGCAACGAGGCCAAGCGGTTCATCACCCTGATCGACACATTTTACGACAGCGGGGTGAAGGTCATCATCTCGGCCGAAGCGGAACCGACCGGGCTTTACGTGGCGCAGGACGGCACGGAAGCCTTCGAATTCGACCGGACCGTTTCCCGGTTGATCGAGATGCGGTCGGAGGCCTACCTGACGGGAGAAAATCATCACGGACAATCCTGAGTATGCATTACGTATAGGTCAATGATCTCAGCGTGAGTCCAGACAGGAATTTCGGGTTTCAGGCGCAATAGTCTTTAGATTAGCTTGCGCAGGGAAGCCAAAGGGAGTAGTGCCATCCCCGTCATCAGCGGATGGCATAAGGTTCCATCTTACGTAAAGGGAAACTTTCGGATATGGCGCGGAACAAGATTGCTTTGATCGGCTCAGGTCAAATCGGCGGTACGCTCGCTCATCTTGCTGGCTTGAAGGAACTTGGAGACATTGTTCTCTTCGATATTGCGGAAGGTGTTCCGCAGGGCAAGGCGCTGGACCTGGCTGAATCATCCCCGGTCGACGGCTTCGATGCCAAGCTGGCCGGCGCGAACGACTACGAAGCCATCGAGGGCTCCGACGTTGTCATCGTCACCGCAGGTGTTCCCCGCAAGCCGGGCATGAGCCGCGACGATCTTCTCGAAATCAACCTGAAGGTCATGGAGCAGGTCGGCGCCGGCATCGCGAAATACGCGCCGAACGCCTTTGTCATCTGCATCACAAACCCGCTCGACGCCATGGTCTGGGCTCTGCAGAAGTTCTCCGGCCTGCCCGCGAACAAGGTCGTCGGCATGGCCGGTGTGCTCGACAGCGCCCGCTTCCGTTACTTCCTTGCAGACGAATTCAACGTCTCCGTGGAAGACGTGACGGCCTTCGTGCTCGGCGGCCACGGCGACACCATGGTGCCGCTGACCCGCTACTCCACCGTTGCCGGCATTCCGCTGCCGGACCTGGTCAAGATGGGCTGGTGCACGGCGGAGCGCCTGGAGGAAATCGTCCAGCGCACCCGTGACGGCGGTGCGGAGATCGTTGGCCTTTTGAAGACCGGCTCCGCTTTCTATGCACCGGCCTCTTCCGCCATTTCCATGGCCGAGAGCTACCTCAAGGACAAGAAGCGCGTTGTGCCCTGTGCGGCAGCGCTGAGCGGCCAGTATGGCCTTAAGGACACTTATGTCGGTGTTCCGGTTGTCATCGGCGCCGACGGCGTCGAGCGCGTGATCGAAATCGACATGAACGCAGACGAAAAGGCGATGTTCGACAAGTCCGTCGCCTCTGTCGAGGGTCTCGTCGAGGCCTGCAAGAAGATCCAGCCGGCGCTCGCCTGAGCCGCCAGACGGAACCCGAAGACCGCCGCCTGAAAAACGGCGGCGGTCCTCCGCAACCGGAGGAAACGCATGAATATCCATGAATACCAGGCCAAGGCGGTCTTGAAGGAATACGGCGCGCCCGTCGCTGAAGGCGTCGCCATCTTCTCCGCCGACGAGGCGGAAGCTGCTGCGAAGAAACTTCCCGGACCGCTTTGGGTCGTGAAGTCCCAGATCCACGCCGGCGGCCGCGGCAAGGGCAAGTTCAAGGAACTCGGCCCGGATGCCAAGGGCGGTGTCCGCCTGGCCTTCACGCTCGACGAAGTGATTGCCAACGCCAAGGAAATGCTCGGCAACACGCTGGTGACCAAGCAGACCGGCGAGGCCGGCAAGGTCGTCAACCGTCTCTACATCGAAGACGGCGCCGACATCGAGCGCGAACTTTACCTCTCCATCCTGGTTGACCGCACCGTCGGTCGTCCGGCCTTCGTGGTTTCCACGGAAGGCGGCATGGACATCGAGGCCGTTGCCGAGGAAACCCCGGACAAGATCGTCACCCTGCCGATCGATCCGGACACAGGCGTGACGGCAGCCGATGCCGGCAAGCTCTGCGATGCGCTGGAGCTTGAAGGTGCGGCCCGCGAAGACGGCATGAAGCTGTTCCCGATCCTCTACACGGCGTTCATGGAAAAAGACATGAGCCTGCTTGAGGTCAACCCGCTGATCGTCATGAAAGACGGCCGCCTGCGCGTTCTCGACGCCAAGGTGTCCTTCGACGGTAACGCCCTGTTCCGCCATGACGACATCGTGGCCCTGCGCGACGAAACCGAAGAAGACGCCAAGGAAATCGAGGCGTCCAAATACGACCTCGCCTACGTCGCTCTCGACGGCGACATCGGCTGCATGGTCAACGGCGCCGGCCTTGCCATGGCGACCATGGACATCATCAAGCTCTACGGCGCCGAGCCGGCGAACTTCCTCGATGTCGGTGGCGGTGCTTCCAAGGAGAAGGTGACGGCCGCGTTCAAGATCATCACCTCCGATCCGAACGTGAAGGGCATCCTGGTCAACATCTTCGGCGGCATCATGCGCTGCGACGTGATCGCGGAAGGCGTGGTCGCGGCCGTGAAGGAAGTCGGCCTGCAGGTTCCCCTCGTTGTCCGCCTGGAAGGCACCAACGTGGAACTCGGCAAGAAGATCATCAACGAAAGCGGTCTGAACGTGATCGCCGCGGATGATCTGGACGACGCCGCCCAGAAGATTGTGAAAGCCGTCAAGGGATAATTGGCAGCATGCTGCGGAAAGCGTTGATAGCAATGCTCTGTTTTCTGGCGCCTTCCGCGGCGGTTTCCGGTAGTGCCCTCACGCCGGAATATGCAGCCAATGTCTTTTGGGAGTTCCGCAAGCTTGTCCCCGATGACTCTGCAGCTGAAGCGTACTTCAGAGGCGTCGGGTTCAAGCTGATATCGAAGCATAACGCCGAAGATAAACGTTACCTTGAATACGCTGACCGGTCGGAAACGCTGTTCGCAATCTTGGATCAGGATCTGCATCCGCCGATTGCAAACAGCCTTTATTTGTCGGTTTCGACTTACGGAACCGATCGACGGTTTGTCAGCCGGGTGATCGACATTCTCGGAGGAAAGCTGAACCGCTCAGACGAGCGTCCCCTGGAGTCCGGCGACGGCTGGGAAGATGTGGGTTGGGTCGGGGGCGACAAGAACAAGGCCACGGTTCTTATCTCGGTTGCCCACAACGCGGAACATCACGTTACGAAAATCTGGAGCCATCAGCTCCGCGTAGGAGACGAATGAATGTCCATCCTCGTCAATAAAGACACGAAAATCATCGTTCAGGGCCTGACCGGCAAGACCGGCACGTTCCACACGGAACAGGCGCTGCAGTACTACGGCACCAAGATGGTCGCCGGCGTGCATCCGAAGAAGGGCGGCGAAACCTGGACTTCCGGTGTCGACGCCTCCGCGACCCTGCCGATCTTTGCTTCCGTCGGTGAAGCGAAGGAAGCAACCGGCGCAGACGCCTCCGTGATCTATGTTCCGCCGGCAGGCGCCGGGGCCGCGATCATCGAAGCGATCGACGCGGAAGTCCCGTTCATCGTCTGCATCACCGAGGGCATCCCGGTTGCCGACATGGTCAAGGTCAAGGCGAAGCTGGAGAAGTCCAAGTCGCGCCTGCTCGGCCCGAATTGCCCGGGCATCCTGACCCCTGAAGAATGCAAGATCGGCATCATGCCGGGCTCCATCTTCAAGAAGGGCTCTGTCGGCGTCGTGTCGCGCTCCGGCACGCTGACCTATGAGGCCGTGTTCCAGACCACCAACGCCGGCCTCGGCCAGACCACCGCTGTCGGTATCGGCGGCGACCCGGTCAAGGGCACCGAGTTCATCGACGTGCTGGAAATGTTCCTCGCCGACGACGAAACCCAGTCGATCATCATGATCGGTGAAATCGGCGGTTCCGCGGAAGAAGAAGCCGCCCAGTTCCTGATCGATGAGGCCAAGAAGGGCCGCAAGAAGCCGATGGCCGGCTTCATCGCGGGCCGGACCGCCCCTCCGGGCCGGACCATGGGTCACGCCGGTGCCGTGATCTCCGGCGGCAAGGGCGGAGCGGAAGACAAGATCTCGGCCATGGAAGCGGCCGGCATCAAGGTTTCGCCGTCTCCGGCGAAGCTTGGCGAGACGCTTCTTGAAGTCCTGAAGGGCTGACCAATATTAATGCCCCACACGGAACGGAAATTGTTTACGTTTCGTAAGGCATAGTGACAGGATTGGAGCGAGGCGCGAAAGTGCCTCGATCCGCATTCGAGGGGACCGGCAAATACGCCGGTCTGAAAAGGAAACCCAGTTCGGGCCTTCCGGTCCGACCGTCAGTAAAAGGGCGGAGCAGACCTCCGCTGGATGGACATGGCACGGCAGGAAGCGAACAAAGTCTTCGCACTGACGTCGTTGCTTTACGGCGCCAACGCAGCCTATATCGAAGATCTTTACGCGCAATATAAGGAAAATCCGAACTCGGTCGAAGCCGAGTGGCAGGATTTCTTTGCCAGTTTCCAGGACGCCAAGGAAGACGTGCTCAAGGAAGCGCGCGGCGCTCCCTGGAAACGCAAGGACTGGCCGATTGCGGCGAACGGCGATCTGGTCAACGCCTTTGACGGCAACTGGGCGCCGATCGAAAAAGAGCTCGGCGACAAGCTGAAGAAGAAGGCGGAAGCCAAGGGCGCGCCGGTCTCCGAGGCCGAAGTCCATCAGGCGACACGCGATTCCGTCCGCGCGCTGATGATGATCCGTGCCTACCGCATGCGCGGCCATTTGCATGCAAACCTCGACCCGCTCGGCCTTGCCGCCATGAAGGATCACGAGGAACTGCATCCGGCCTCCTACGGCTTTACCGAAGCCGATTGGGACCGCAGGATTTTCATCGATCACGTGTTGGGTCTGGAATACGCCACGATCCGCGAGATGCTCGACATCCTCAAGCGGACCTATTGTTCGACCCTTGGCGTCGAGTTCATGCACATTTCCGATCCGGCTGCGAAGTCCTGGCTCCAGGAACGCATCGAGGGGCCGGACAAGCAGGTCGCCTTCACCAAGGAAGGCAAGAAGGCAATCCTGAACAAGCTGATCGAATCCGAAGGCTTCGAAAAGTTTCTGGACGTCAAGTACACCGGTACCAAGCGTTTCGGCCTCGATGGCGGCGAAGCGCTGATCCCGGCGCTGGAACAGATCATCAAGCGCGGCGGCCAGCTGGGCCTGAAGGAAATCGTTTTCGGCATGGCCCACCGCGGCCGCCTGAACGTTCTGTCCCAGGTGATGGCCAAGCCGCACCGCGCCATCTTCCACGAGTTCAAGGGCGGCTCCTACGCGCCGGACGAAGTGGAAGGCTCCGGCGACGTGAAGTATCACCTCGGCGCATCCTCCGACCGGACCTTCGACGACAATGACGTCCACCTGTCGCTGACGGCCAACCCGTCGCACCTGGAGATCGTCAATCCGGTGGTGCTCGGCAAGTCCCGCGCAAAACAGGATCAGCTTTCTGCCGTCGACGGGCATTGGGTCGAGACCACGGAGGTGGACCGCTCCAAGGTGCTGCCGCTGCTCCTGCACGGCGATGCGGCCTTTGCCGGCCAGGGCGTCGTTGCCGAGTGTTTCGGCCTGTCGGCGCTCCGCGGCCACCGCACCGGCGGTTCGATC encodes:
- a CDS encoding rhodanese-like domain-containing protein; the encoded protein is MAETETINGATLQTLSADEVKEMYDRNTIVLIDVRTPAEYDFEHVGGALLAPMSAFDPARLPASPEERPIVLYCGSGMRSRRMAEKCLAAGFSKIAHMAGGFNAWKQGGNAYLGTDPSTGAHVPRP
- a CDS encoding ArsR family transcriptional regulator, whose amino-acid sequence is MSKTTVLFVCSDNAFLSPLAEAYMNARGDGIVRAFSAGLVPALELHAAARRLLSAHGMQTDGLTPKSLDVFLQPLAPSLDRIIYLADLPKNDLNAIRGDAPAIDVWKIADALPRPESFDACVDMFRRVCGAIDEVLDPPVHPEAVHRALAG
- a CDS encoding GNAT family N-acetyltransferase → MLQSSKSWFQAKRQNNGTAAFSALSGTFRPLRGDEKTAFRDLLLRLDPESRRNRFAMTVDDSFMVSYAETSFAQSPAIFGYFEDGVLRGTAELRTLPEPHMAEAAFCVEKGWRRHGVGTRLMDALLNEARDLQIEHIYISCLAANHTMQALARKFSARLTYQSGDMIGLIKAPKARIKDWIRTNVARALSQPRRLASAGSGQQS
- a CDS encoding protease inhibitor Inh/omp19 family protein, giving the protein MMRNATIVVGLCILVGMTGCQRLSGSRQYAAPLPATPTTPVGQGDLQPLDGAVPGGLYGDTATGTDVAANTLAEPTGAIEVSRSDMLGGWKLSSGTDNCMAFMTLTTWSGGYRANTRGCASPLLSGISAWDLSGKQVVLKDANGQTVAQLYATTAQQFNGQTAQGVPASLYR
- the zapE gene encoding cell division protein ZapE, which produces MKLELPVNRALEARYDALVATGEITRDAAQIEAVRKLDLLNSRLAEVRLASKKSSLGWLFGRNKDLWKDVVGLYMWGGVGRGKTMLMDLFFEITVIRRKRRAHFNEFMADIHDRIYAHRQALKRGEVKGDDPIVPVAEQIAVETRLLCFDEFSVTDIADAMILGRLFTRLFELGVVVVATSNVDPKDLYKDGLNRQLFLPFIDLLIQNAEVIKLDSPTDYRLDKLAGAPVYVTPLGKDADEKVEDLWRKLTNGMALHAEELQNKGRKISIGRVASGAARFTFEELCSRPLGASDYLRIAHAYRTVFIENIPVMDKPRRNEAKRFITLIDTFYDSGVKVIISAEAEPTGLYVAQDGTEAFEFDRTVSRLIEMRSEAYLTGENHHGQS
- the mdh gene encoding malate dehydrogenase gives rise to the protein MARNKIALIGSGQIGGTLAHLAGLKELGDIVLFDIAEGVPQGKALDLAESSPVDGFDAKLAGANDYEAIEGSDVVIVTAGVPRKPGMSRDDLLEINLKVMEQVGAGIAKYAPNAFVICITNPLDAMVWALQKFSGLPANKVVGMAGVLDSARFRYFLADEFNVSVEDVTAFVLGGHGDTMVPLTRYSTVAGIPLPDLVKMGWCTAERLEEIVQRTRDGGAEIVGLLKTGSAFYAPASSAISMAESYLKDKKRVVPCAAALSGQYGLKDTYVGVPVVIGADGVERVIEIDMNADEKAMFDKSVASVEGLVEACKKIQPALA
- the sucC gene encoding ADP-forming succinate--CoA ligase subunit beta, encoding MNIHEYQAKAVLKEYGAPVAEGVAIFSADEAEAAAKKLPGPLWVVKSQIHAGGRGKGKFKELGPDAKGGVRLAFTLDEVIANAKEMLGNTLVTKQTGEAGKVVNRLYIEDGADIERELYLSILVDRTVGRPAFVVSTEGGMDIEAVAEETPDKIVTLPIDPDTGVTAADAGKLCDALELEGAAREDGMKLFPILYTAFMEKDMSLLEVNPLIVMKDGRLRVLDAKVSFDGNALFRHDDIVALRDETEEDAKEIEASKYDLAYVALDGDIGCMVNGAGLAMATMDIIKLYGAEPANFLDVGGGASKEKVTAAFKIITSDPNVKGILVNIFGGIMRCDVIAEGVVAAVKEVGLQVPLVVRLEGTNVELGKKIINESGLNVIAADDLDDAAQKIVKAVKG
- the sucD gene encoding succinate--CoA ligase subunit alpha; its protein translation is MSILVNKDTKIIVQGLTGKTGTFHTEQALQYYGTKMVAGVHPKKGGETWTSGVDASATLPIFASVGEAKEATGADASVIYVPPAGAGAAIIEAIDAEVPFIVCITEGIPVADMVKVKAKLEKSKSRLLGPNCPGILTPEECKIGIMPGSIFKKGSVGVVSRSGTLTYEAVFQTTNAGLGQTTAVGIGGDPVKGTEFIDVLEMFLADDETQSIIMIGEIGGSAEEEAAQFLIDEAKKGRKKPMAGFIAGRTAPPGRTMGHAGAVISGGKGGAEDKISAMEAAGIKVSPSPAKLGETLLEVLKG